Proteins co-encoded in one Grus americana isolate bGruAme1 chromosome 12, bGruAme1.mat, whole genome shotgun sequence genomic window:
- the NUP62CL gene encoding nucleoporin-62 C-terminal-like protein isoform X4, protein MNQFNFGSGAAGGGFAFGTPKTATTTATTGFSFSTPAASGGFSFGSTAQTPASSQPAGLFSFSTPGTAAQPASFSFGTPVTATAAPAANVFPLGANAPKLNFGGSTVTQATGITGSFGFGSSVPTSVPSSQAAAPSGFVFGSAGTTTTTAQSGTTGGFTFSSGTTTQAGTASFNIGATAPQAAPTGLTFGTAPTTAATTATTLGAPTQSTTPFSLGGQSTAATSAPTATLTTSTSQGPALSFGTKLGVTPTAATTASTTTASVLGSTGPTLLASIASSSALTSSTTTGLSLGAPSTGTANLGTLGFGLKVPGTTAAATSTATSTTSASGFALNLKPLNTTGAIGAGTSTAAVTTTTTTTAPPVMTYAQLESLINKWSLELEDQEKHFLHQATQVNAWDRTLIENGEKITSLHREVEKVKLDQKRLDQELDFILSQQKELEDLLTPLEESVKEQSGTIYLQHADEERERTYKLAENIDAQLKRMAQDLKDIIEHLNTSGGPADTSDPLQQICKILNAHMDSLQWIDQNSGKQVRRGRCVFNVIILPPCNWKAKASCAAEKGRRGDKGL, encoded by the exons ATGAACCAGTTCAACTTCGGGTCGGGTGCGGCGGGAGGCGGTTTCGCTTTCGGCACGCCGAAGACGGCCACCACGACGGCCACGACGGGCTTCTCCTTCTCCACACCTGCCGCCTCGGGGGGCTTCAGCTTCGGGAGCACGGCCCAGACgcctgccagcagccagcccGCCGGTCTCTTCTCCTTCAGCACGCCGGGCACTGCCGCGCAGCCTGCCAGCTTCAGCTTCGGGACGCCGGTCACGGCCACCGCGGCTCCGGCAGCAAACGTATTCCCGCTGGG tgCAAACGCACCAAAATTAAACTTTGGAGGCAGCACTGTGACTCAAGCTACTGGAATCACGGGCAGCTTTGGATTTGGTAGCTCTGTACCAACCAGCGTGCCCTCAAGTCAAGCAGCAGCCCCTTCTGGCTTTGTGTTTGGATCTGctggcaccaccaccaccaccgcgcAGTCTGGGACAACTGGAGGGTTTACTTTCTCCAGTGGTACCACAACTCAGGCCGGCACAGCCAGCTTCAACATCGGCGCCACAGCTCCGCAAGCAGCGCCGACAGGGTTGACCTTTGGAACAGCACCTACAACTGCTGCCACCACTGCTACCACCTTAGGAGCTCCAACCCAGTCAACAACCCCCTTCAGCCTTGGGGGGCAGTCCACAG CAGCCACTAGTGCACCCACGGCAACGCTGACCACTAGTACCAGCCAGGGACCCGCTCTGTCCTTTGGAACCAAACTTGGAG tAACACCCACAGCTGCTACAACTGCCTCCACCACCACAGCCTCCGTTCTTGGTTCAACAGGGCCTACGTTGCTTGCGTCTATAGCGAGTTCTTCAGCACTGACGTCGTCTACCACCACAGGCCTCTCAC TTGGTGCCCCTTCCACTGGGACAGCCAATCTTGGAACGCTTGGGTTTGGGTTAAAAGTTCCTGGAACAACAGCTGCCGCAACAAGCACTGCCACTA GCACAACTTCTGCTTCTGGCTTTGCTTTGAATCTGAAGCCATTAAATACGACTGGTGCCATTGGAGCTGGGACTTCTACAGCTGCCGtaaccacaacaacaacaaccac CGCACCTCCAGTGATGACTTATGCCCAGCTGGAGAGTTTGATAAACAAGTGGAGTCTGGAACTGGAAGACCAAGAGAAACACTTTCTCCATCAAGCTACGCAAGTTAATGCCTGGGATCGGACGCTGATAGAGAATGGAGAGAAG ATTACTTCATTACACAGAGAAGTAGAGAAAGTGAAGCTTGATCAGAAGAG actGGATCAGGAGCTAGACTTCATTCTGTCACAGCAGAAAGAGCTTGAAGACTTGTTGACCCCTCTGGAGGAGTCTGTGAAGGAACAGAGCGGGACTATCTACTTGCAGCATGCGGACGAAGAACGGGAGAGAAC CTATAAGCTGGCTGAAAACATAGATGCTCAGTTGAAGCGTATGGCACAAGATCTGAAGGACATCATTGAGCACTTGAATACGTCAGGAGGCCCAGCAGACACAAGTGACCCG CTTCAGCAGATCTGTAAAATTTTGAATGCACACATGGATTCATTGCAGTGGATTGACCAGAACTCAG GTAAACAGGTGAGGCGAGGGAGGTGTGTGTTTAATGTTATCATCCTCCCCCCCTGCAACTGGAAAGCCAAAGCCAG
- the NUP62CL gene encoding nucleoporin-62 C-terminal-like protein isoform X1: protein MNQFNFGSGAAGGGFAFGTPKTATTTATTGFSFSTPAASGGFSFGSTAQTPASSQPAGLFSFSTPGTAAQPASFSFGTPVTATAAPAANVFPLGANAPKLNFGGSTVTQATGITGSFGFGSSVPTSVPSSQAAAPSGFVFGSAGTTTTTAQSGTTGGFTFSSGTTTQAGTASFNIGATAPQAAPTGLTFGTAPTTAATTATTLGAPTQSTTPFSLGGQSTVLNFGSLPSTAATSAPTATLTTSTSQGPALSFGTKLGVTPTAATTASTTTASVLGSTGPTLLASIASSSALTSSTTTGLSLGAPSTGTANLGTLGFGLKVPGTTAAATSTATSTTSASGFALNLKPLNTTGAIGAGTSTAAVTTTTTTTAPPVMTYAQLESLINKWSLELEDQEKHFLHQATQVNAWDRTLIENGEKITSLHREVEKVKLDQKRLDQELDFILSQQKELEDLLTPLEESVKEQSGTIYLQHADEERERTYKLAENIDAQLKRMAQDLKDIIEHLNTSGGPADTSDPLQQICKILNAHMDSLQWIDQNSGKQVRRGRCVFNVIILPPCNWKAKASCAAEKGRRGDKGL, encoded by the exons ATGAACCAGTTCAACTTCGGGTCGGGTGCGGCGGGAGGCGGTTTCGCTTTCGGCACGCCGAAGACGGCCACCACGACGGCCACGACGGGCTTCTCCTTCTCCACACCTGCCGCCTCGGGGGGCTTCAGCTTCGGGAGCACGGCCCAGACgcctgccagcagccagcccGCCGGTCTCTTCTCCTTCAGCACGCCGGGCACTGCCGCGCAGCCTGCCAGCTTCAGCTTCGGGACGCCGGTCACGGCCACCGCGGCTCCGGCAGCAAACGTATTCCCGCTGGG tgCAAACGCACCAAAATTAAACTTTGGAGGCAGCACTGTGACTCAAGCTACTGGAATCACGGGCAGCTTTGGATTTGGTAGCTCTGTACCAACCAGCGTGCCCTCAAGTCAAGCAGCAGCCCCTTCTGGCTTTGTGTTTGGATCTGctggcaccaccaccaccaccgcgcAGTCTGGGACAACTGGAGGGTTTACTTTCTCCAGTGGTACCACAACTCAGGCCGGCACAGCCAGCTTCAACATCGGCGCCACAGCTCCGCAAGCAGCGCCGACAGGGTTGACCTTTGGAACAGCACCTACAACTGCTGCCACCACTGCTACCACCTTAGGAGCTCCAACCCAGTCAACAACCCCCTTCAGCCTTGGGGGGCAGTCCACAG TTCTAAACTTTGGGTCATTGCCTTCAACAGCAGCCACTAGTGCACCCACGGCAACGCTGACCACTAGTACCAGCCAGGGACCCGCTCTGTCCTTTGGAACCAAACTTGGAG tAACACCCACAGCTGCTACAACTGCCTCCACCACCACAGCCTCCGTTCTTGGTTCAACAGGGCCTACGTTGCTTGCGTCTATAGCGAGTTCTTCAGCACTGACGTCGTCTACCACCACAGGCCTCTCAC TTGGTGCCCCTTCCACTGGGACAGCCAATCTTGGAACGCTTGGGTTTGGGTTAAAAGTTCCTGGAACAACAGCTGCCGCAACAAGCACTGCCACTA GCACAACTTCTGCTTCTGGCTTTGCTTTGAATCTGAAGCCATTAAATACGACTGGTGCCATTGGAGCTGGGACTTCTACAGCTGCCGtaaccacaacaacaacaaccac CGCACCTCCAGTGATGACTTATGCCCAGCTGGAGAGTTTGATAAACAAGTGGAGTCTGGAACTGGAAGACCAAGAGAAACACTTTCTCCATCAAGCTACGCAAGTTAATGCCTGGGATCGGACGCTGATAGAGAATGGAGAGAAG ATTACTTCATTACACAGAGAAGTAGAGAAAGTGAAGCTTGATCAGAAGAG actGGATCAGGAGCTAGACTTCATTCTGTCACAGCAGAAAGAGCTTGAAGACTTGTTGACCCCTCTGGAGGAGTCTGTGAAGGAACAGAGCGGGACTATCTACTTGCAGCATGCGGACGAAGAACGGGAGAGAAC CTATAAGCTGGCTGAAAACATAGATGCTCAGTTGAAGCGTATGGCACAAGATCTGAAGGACATCATTGAGCACTTGAATACGTCAGGAGGCCCAGCAGACACAAGTGACCCG CTTCAGCAGATCTGTAAAATTTTGAATGCACACATGGATTCATTGCAGTGGATTGACCAGAACTCAG GTAAACAGGTGAGGCGAGGGAGGTGTGTGTTTAATGTTATCATCCTCCCCCCCTGCAACTGGAAAGCCAAAGCCAG
- the NUP62CL gene encoding nucleoporin-62 C-terminal-like protein isoform X5 has protein sequence MNQFNFGSGAAGGGFAFGTPKTATTTATTGFSFSTPAASGGFSFGSTAQTPASSQPAGLFSFSTPGTAAQPASFSFGTPVTATAAPAANVFPLGANAPKLNFGGSTVTQATGITGSFGFGSSVPTSVPSSQAAAPSGFVFGSAGTTTTTAQSGTTGGFTFSSGTTTQAGTASFNIGATAPQAAPTGLTFGTAPTTAATTATTLGAPTQSTTPFSLGGQSTAATSAPTATLTTSTSQGPALSFGTKLGVTPTAATTASTTTASVLGSTGPTLLASIASSSALTSSTTTGLSLGAPSTGTANLGTLGFGLKVPGTTAAATSTATSTTSASGFALNLKPLNTTGAIGAGTSTAAVTTTTTTTAPPVMTYAQLESLINKWSLELEDQEKHFLHQATQVNAWDRTLIENGEKITSLHREVEKVKLDQKRLDQELDFILSQQKELEDLLTPLEESVKEQSGTIYLQHADEERERTYKLAENIDAQLKRMAQDLKDIIEHLNTSGGPADTSDPLQQICKILNAHMDSLQWIDQNSAVLQRKVEEVTKVCESRRKEQERSFRITFD, from the exons ATGAACCAGTTCAACTTCGGGTCGGGTGCGGCGGGAGGCGGTTTCGCTTTCGGCACGCCGAAGACGGCCACCACGACGGCCACGACGGGCTTCTCCTTCTCCACACCTGCCGCCTCGGGGGGCTTCAGCTTCGGGAGCACGGCCCAGACgcctgccagcagccagcccGCCGGTCTCTTCTCCTTCAGCACGCCGGGCACTGCCGCGCAGCCTGCCAGCTTCAGCTTCGGGACGCCGGTCACGGCCACCGCGGCTCCGGCAGCAAACGTATTCCCGCTGGG tgCAAACGCACCAAAATTAAACTTTGGAGGCAGCACTGTGACTCAAGCTACTGGAATCACGGGCAGCTTTGGATTTGGTAGCTCTGTACCAACCAGCGTGCCCTCAAGTCAAGCAGCAGCCCCTTCTGGCTTTGTGTTTGGATCTGctggcaccaccaccaccaccgcgcAGTCTGGGACAACTGGAGGGTTTACTTTCTCCAGTGGTACCACAACTCAGGCCGGCACAGCCAGCTTCAACATCGGCGCCACAGCTCCGCAAGCAGCGCCGACAGGGTTGACCTTTGGAACAGCACCTACAACTGCTGCCACCACTGCTACCACCTTAGGAGCTCCAACCCAGTCAACAACCCCCTTCAGCCTTGGGGGGCAGTCCACAG CAGCCACTAGTGCACCCACGGCAACGCTGACCACTAGTACCAGCCAGGGACCCGCTCTGTCCTTTGGAACCAAACTTGGAG tAACACCCACAGCTGCTACAACTGCCTCCACCACCACAGCCTCCGTTCTTGGTTCAACAGGGCCTACGTTGCTTGCGTCTATAGCGAGTTCTTCAGCACTGACGTCGTCTACCACCACAGGCCTCTCAC TTGGTGCCCCTTCCACTGGGACAGCCAATCTTGGAACGCTTGGGTTTGGGTTAAAAGTTCCTGGAACAACAGCTGCCGCAACAAGCACTGCCACTA GCACAACTTCTGCTTCTGGCTTTGCTTTGAATCTGAAGCCATTAAATACGACTGGTGCCATTGGAGCTGGGACTTCTACAGCTGCCGtaaccacaacaacaacaaccac CGCACCTCCAGTGATGACTTATGCCCAGCTGGAGAGTTTGATAAACAAGTGGAGTCTGGAACTGGAAGACCAAGAGAAACACTTTCTCCATCAAGCTACGCAAGTTAATGCCTGGGATCGGACGCTGATAGAGAATGGAGAGAAG ATTACTTCATTACACAGAGAAGTAGAGAAAGTGAAGCTTGATCAGAAGAG actGGATCAGGAGCTAGACTTCATTCTGTCACAGCAGAAAGAGCTTGAAGACTTGTTGACCCCTCTGGAGGAGTCTGTGAAGGAACAGAGCGGGACTATCTACTTGCAGCATGCGGACGAAGAACGGGAGAGAAC CTATAAGCTGGCTGAAAACATAGATGCTCAGTTGAAGCGTATGGCACAAGATCTGAAGGACATCATTGAGCACTTGAATACGTCAGGAGGCCCAGCAGACACAAGTGACCCG CTTCAGCAGATCTGTAAAATTTTGAATGCACACATGGATTCATTGCAGTGGATTGACCAGAACTCAG
- the NUP62CL gene encoding nucleoporin-62 C-terminal-like protein isoform X3: MNQFNFGSGAAGGGFAFGTPKTATTTATTGFSFSTPAASGGFSFGSTAQTPASSQPAGLFSFSTPGTAAQPASFSFGTPVTATAAPAANVFPLGANAPKLNFGGSTVTQATGITGSFGFGSSVPTSVPSSQAAAPSGFVFGSAGTTTTTAQSGTTGGFTFSSGTTTQAGTASFNIGATAPQAAPTGLTFGTAPTTAATTATTLGAPTQSTTPFSLGGQSTVLNFGSLPSTAATSAPTATLTTSTSQGPALSFGTKLGVTPTAATTASTTTASVLGSTGPTLLASIASSSALTSSTTTGLSLGAPSTGTANLGTLGFGLKVPGTTAAATSTATSTTSASGFALNLKPLNTTGAIGAGTSTAAVTTTTTTTAPPVMTYAQLESLINKWSLELEDQEKHFLHQATQVNAWDRTLIENGEKITSLHREVEKVKLDQKRLDQELDFILSQQKELEDLLTPLEESVKEQSGTIYLQHADEERERTYKLAENIDAQLKRMAQDLKDIIEHLNTSGGPADTSDPLQQICKILNAHMDSLQWIDQNSAVLQRKVEEVTKVCESRRKEQERSFRITFD, encoded by the exons ATGAACCAGTTCAACTTCGGGTCGGGTGCGGCGGGAGGCGGTTTCGCTTTCGGCACGCCGAAGACGGCCACCACGACGGCCACGACGGGCTTCTCCTTCTCCACACCTGCCGCCTCGGGGGGCTTCAGCTTCGGGAGCACGGCCCAGACgcctgccagcagccagcccGCCGGTCTCTTCTCCTTCAGCACGCCGGGCACTGCCGCGCAGCCTGCCAGCTTCAGCTTCGGGACGCCGGTCACGGCCACCGCGGCTCCGGCAGCAAACGTATTCCCGCTGGG tgCAAACGCACCAAAATTAAACTTTGGAGGCAGCACTGTGACTCAAGCTACTGGAATCACGGGCAGCTTTGGATTTGGTAGCTCTGTACCAACCAGCGTGCCCTCAAGTCAAGCAGCAGCCCCTTCTGGCTTTGTGTTTGGATCTGctggcaccaccaccaccaccgcgcAGTCTGGGACAACTGGAGGGTTTACTTTCTCCAGTGGTACCACAACTCAGGCCGGCACAGCCAGCTTCAACATCGGCGCCACAGCTCCGCAAGCAGCGCCGACAGGGTTGACCTTTGGAACAGCACCTACAACTGCTGCCACCACTGCTACCACCTTAGGAGCTCCAACCCAGTCAACAACCCCCTTCAGCCTTGGGGGGCAGTCCACAG TTCTAAACTTTGGGTCATTGCCTTCAACAGCAGCCACTAGTGCACCCACGGCAACGCTGACCACTAGTACCAGCCAGGGACCCGCTCTGTCCTTTGGAACCAAACTTGGAG tAACACCCACAGCTGCTACAACTGCCTCCACCACCACAGCCTCCGTTCTTGGTTCAACAGGGCCTACGTTGCTTGCGTCTATAGCGAGTTCTTCAGCACTGACGTCGTCTACCACCACAGGCCTCTCAC TTGGTGCCCCTTCCACTGGGACAGCCAATCTTGGAACGCTTGGGTTTGGGTTAAAAGTTCCTGGAACAACAGCTGCCGCAACAAGCACTGCCACTA GCACAACTTCTGCTTCTGGCTTTGCTTTGAATCTGAAGCCATTAAATACGACTGGTGCCATTGGAGCTGGGACTTCTACAGCTGCCGtaaccacaacaacaacaaccac CGCACCTCCAGTGATGACTTATGCCCAGCTGGAGAGTTTGATAAACAAGTGGAGTCTGGAACTGGAAGACCAAGAGAAACACTTTCTCCATCAAGCTACGCAAGTTAATGCCTGGGATCGGACGCTGATAGAGAATGGAGAGAAG ATTACTTCATTACACAGAGAAGTAGAGAAAGTGAAGCTTGATCAGAAGAG actGGATCAGGAGCTAGACTTCATTCTGTCACAGCAGAAAGAGCTTGAAGACTTGTTGACCCCTCTGGAGGAGTCTGTGAAGGAACAGAGCGGGACTATCTACTTGCAGCATGCGGACGAAGAACGGGAGAGAAC CTATAAGCTGGCTGAAAACATAGATGCTCAGTTGAAGCGTATGGCACAAGATCTGAAGGACATCATTGAGCACTTGAATACGTCAGGAGGCCCAGCAGACACAAGTGACCCG CTTCAGCAGATCTGTAAAATTTTGAATGCACACATGGATTCATTGCAGTGGATTGACCAGAACTCAG
- the DNAAF6 gene encoding dynein axonemal assembly factor 6: protein MESVSSGSALQFLAKLLRDAQEEDDDDEHVPHSPLSPMTPGSIGPVKKETTGALQVKSENRKTIWNTEEVPEGSEFDDTWDLREQPEYQILFKQCVRTEDVFFGMSRKDPSTACCEDVVIKIKLPETKYSDITLDIQDKVLDLRTPKKKLLLHLPYHVDSKNGKARFLSEEETLEVTLRVSRKFDF from the exons ATGGAGAGCGTTTCCtcaggctctgctctgcagttcctTGCCAAACTGCTTCGTGATGCTCaagaagaagatgatgatgacgaACATGTG CCACACTCTCCTCTTAGCCCCATGACTCCTGGTAGTATCGGACCAGTAAAGAAAGAGACCACTG GTGCTTTACAAGTGAaatctgaaaacaggaaaactaTTTGGAATACAGAGGAAGTCCCAGAAGGATCTGAGTTTGATGATACCTGGGACCTTAGAGAACAGCCAGA GTATCAGATTTTATTCAAACAGTGTGTGAGAACAGAGGATGTCTTCTTTGGGATGAGCAGGAAAGACCCCTCCACAGCCTGCTGTGAAGATGTGGTG ATTAAAATCAAGCTGCCAGAGACAAAATACTCAGACATCACATTAGATATCCAGGACAAGGTTCTTGACCTTCGAACTCCCAAAAA gaagctgctgctgcacctcccCTACCACGTAGACAGCAAGAATGGTAAAGCTCgttttctctctgaagaggAGACCTTGGAAGTCACCTTGAGAGTATCAAGGAAGTTTGATTTCTAA
- the NUP62CL gene encoding nucleoporin-62 C-terminal-like protein isoform X2 encodes MNQFNFGSGAAGGGFAFGTPKTATTTATTGFSFSTPAASGGFSFGSTAQTPASSQPAGLFSFSTPGTAAQPASFSFGTPVTATAAPAANVFPLGANAPKLNFGGSTVTQATGITGSFGFGSSVPTSVPSSQAAAPSGFVFGSAGTTTTTAQSGTTGGFTFSSGTTTQAGTASFNIGATAPQAAPTGLTFGTAPTTAATTATTLGAPTQSTTPFSLGGQSTVLNFGSLPSTAATSAPTATLTTSTSQGPALSFGTKLGVTPTAATTASTTTASVLGSTGPTLLASIASSSALTSSTTTGLSLGAPSTGTANLGTLGFGLKVPGTTAAATSTATSTTSASGFALNLKPLNTTGAIGAGTSTAAVTTTTTTTAPPVMTYAQLESLINKWSLELEDQEKHFLHQATQVNAWDRTLIENGEKITSLHREVEKVKLDQKRLDQELDFILSQQKELEDLLTPLEESVKEQSGTIYLQHADEERERTYKLAENIDAQLKRMAQDLKDIIEHLNTSGGPADTSDPLQQICKILNAHMDSLQWIDQNSGKQVRRGRCVFNVIILPPCNWKAKARLITIHSLWEMCI; translated from the exons ATGAACCAGTTCAACTTCGGGTCGGGTGCGGCGGGAGGCGGTTTCGCTTTCGGCACGCCGAAGACGGCCACCACGACGGCCACGACGGGCTTCTCCTTCTCCACACCTGCCGCCTCGGGGGGCTTCAGCTTCGGGAGCACGGCCCAGACgcctgccagcagccagcccGCCGGTCTCTTCTCCTTCAGCACGCCGGGCACTGCCGCGCAGCCTGCCAGCTTCAGCTTCGGGACGCCGGTCACGGCCACCGCGGCTCCGGCAGCAAACGTATTCCCGCTGGG tgCAAACGCACCAAAATTAAACTTTGGAGGCAGCACTGTGACTCAAGCTACTGGAATCACGGGCAGCTTTGGATTTGGTAGCTCTGTACCAACCAGCGTGCCCTCAAGTCAAGCAGCAGCCCCTTCTGGCTTTGTGTTTGGATCTGctggcaccaccaccaccaccgcgcAGTCTGGGACAACTGGAGGGTTTACTTTCTCCAGTGGTACCACAACTCAGGCCGGCACAGCCAGCTTCAACATCGGCGCCACAGCTCCGCAAGCAGCGCCGACAGGGTTGACCTTTGGAACAGCACCTACAACTGCTGCCACCACTGCTACCACCTTAGGAGCTCCAACCCAGTCAACAACCCCCTTCAGCCTTGGGGGGCAGTCCACAG TTCTAAACTTTGGGTCATTGCCTTCAACAGCAGCCACTAGTGCACCCACGGCAACGCTGACCACTAGTACCAGCCAGGGACCCGCTCTGTCCTTTGGAACCAAACTTGGAG tAACACCCACAGCTGCTACAACTGCCTCCACCACCACAGCCTCCGTTCTTGGTTCAACAGGGCCTACGTTGCTTGCGTCTATAGCGAGTTCTTCAGCACTGACGTCGTCTACCACCACAGGCCTCTCAC TTGGTGCCCCTTCCACTGGGACAGCCAATCTTGGAACGCTTGGGTTTGGGTTAAAAGTTCCTGGAACAACAGCTGCCGCAACAAGCACTGCCACTA GCACAACTTCTGCTTCTGGCTTTGCTTTGAATCTGAAGCCATTAAATACGACTGGTGCCATTGGAGCTGGGACTTCTACAGCTGCCGtaaccacaacaacaacaaccac CGCACCTCCAGTGATGACTTATGCCCAGCTGGAGAGTTTGATAAACAAGTGGAGTCTGGAACTGGAAGACCAAGAGAAACACTTTCTCCATCAAGCTACGCAAGTTAATGCCTGGGATCGGACGCTGATAGAGAATGGAGAGAAG ATTACTTCATTACACAGAGAAGTAGAGAAAGTGAAGCTTGATCAGAAGAG actGGATCAGGAGCTAGACTTCATTCTGTCACAGCAGAAAGAGCTTGAAGACTTGTTGACCCCTCTGGAGGAGTCTGTGAAGGAACAGAGCGGGACTATCTACTTGCAGCATGCGGACGAAGAACGGGAGAGAAC CTATAAGCTGGCTGAAAACATAGATGCTCAGTTGAAGCGTATGGCACAAGATCTGAAGGACATCATTGAGCACTTGAATACGTCAGGAGGCCCAGCAGACACAAGTGACCCG CTTCAGCAGATCTGTAAAATTTTGAATGCACACATGGATTCATTGCAGTGGATTGACCAGAACTCAG GTAAACAGGTGAGGCGAGGGAGGTGTGTGTTTAATGTTATCATCCTCCCCCCCTGCAACTGGAAAGCCAAAGCCAG GTTAATAACGATTCATTCTCTCTGGGAAATGTGCATCTAA